In a single window of the Podospora pseudocomata strain CBS 415.72m chromosome 2 map unlocalized CBS415.72m_2, whole genome shotgun sequence genome:
- the ERC1 gene encoding ethionine resistance protein (COG:V; EggNog:ENOG503NUM1), with product MMAQDGVAHRAEASDHPPNERTSLLTKPASVYSSSSATGHAASSEILRLPQYRLWLDELWLLTRTSLPVILAYILQNSLQTVSVLIVGRLSPEALATAAFSYMFAMATAWLIALGGTTALDTLASSSFTGSSNKHDLGVLLQRGLVILTSFYAVVAIIWAFSEHLFRALGQEEFICVQSSKFLRYLIPGGLGYVWFEAMKKYLQAQEIYRPGTYVLLLTSPMNALLNWLFIHRLGFGLYGAPMATGISYWSSFLLLVAYAAFVRGKECWGGIDVRRAVSHMGPFAHLALMGVVHVGTEWWAFEIVALAAGRLGTIPLAAQSVIMTADQIINTIPFGLGVAASARVGNLLGAHNSRGAARAAHSAAILSTIAGTLILIILMASRNVFGRIFNDDERVVKLVAEVMPYVALFQIADGLNGSCGGALRGMGRQWVGAVVNLISYYGGALPGGIYLAFHGWGLVGLWVGQCVALYLVGALEWVIVGVSNWETEVERAIARLEAGGLGNSDGGLESV from the exons ATGATGGCACAGGATGGTGTTGCCCACAGGGCAGAGGCCTCTGATCACCCTCCGAACGAAAGAACATCCCTCTTGACAAAGCCGGCATCGGTATattcgtcatcatcagccaCCGGACACGCTGCTTCATCCGAAATCCTCAGGCTCCCTCAATACCGGCTATGGCTTGACGAACTGTGGCTGCTCACACGCACGTCCCTTCCCGTCATCCTCGCGTACATATTGCAGAACTCGTTGCAGACAGTCTCGGTGCTCATTGTCGGCCGGTTGAGTCCCGAGGCTCTTGCTACAGCCGCCTTTTCGTACATGTTCGCCATGGCCACGGCGTGGCTGATTGCTCTTGGCGGTACGACTGCTCTGGATACACTCGCATCAAGCAGTTTTACCGGCTCGTCCAACAAACACGATCTGGGTGTACTGCTGCAGCGAGGCCTGGTGATCTTGACCTCTTTCTATGCCGTTGTGGCCATCATATGGGCCTTTTCTGAACACTTGTTTCGCGCTCTAGGCCAAGAGGAGTTTATCTGCGTACAGAGCTCCAAGTTTCTCCGGTATCTGATCCCCGGCGGTCTCGGTTATGTCTGGTTTGAGGCCATGAAGAAATACTTGCAGGCGCAAG AAATCTACAGACCAGGAACATACGTGCTGTTGCTCACCTCTCCGATGAACGCACTGCTCAACTGGCTCTTCATCCACCGGCTGGGATTCGGTCTGTACGGCGCCCCCATGGCCACCGGCATATCATACTGGAGCTCATTCCTCTTGCTCGTGGCGTATGCTGCCTTTGTGCGGGGGAAGGAGTGCTGGGGAGGCATTGACGTCCGAAGAGCCGTCTCCCACATGGGACCTTTCGCTCACCTTGCGCTCATGGGCGTTGTACATGTCGGGACAGAATGGTGGGCTTTCGAGATCGTTGCACTTGCAGCGGGCCGTCTGGGGACAATTCCTCTGGCGGCACAATCCGTCATCATGACCGCGGACCAGATCATCAACACAATCCCGTTCGGCCTCGGCGTCGCTGCTTCGGCGAGGGTTGGAAACCTCCTCGGCGCACACAATTCGAGGGGGGCGGCCCGGGCTGCTCACTCAGCCGCCATCCTCAGCACGATAGCAGGGACCTTGATCTTGATAATACTCATGGCCTCACGCAACGTCTTTGGGCGAATCTTCAACGACGATGAGCGGGTGGTGAAGCTCGTGGCTGAAGTGATGCCGTATGTGGCCTTATTCCAAATCGCCGACGGGCTCAACGGATCCTGCGGCGGTGCACTGCGCGGCATGGGCCGGCAATGGGTTGGAGCTGTGGTGAACCTGATCAGCTACTACGGAGGGGCGCTCCCCGGCGGCATCTACCTTGCCTTCCACGGATGGGGTCTCGTCGGACTATGGGTCGGGCAGTGTGTTGCGCTGTATCTAGTCGGGGCTCTAGAGTGGGTGATTGTGGGGGTGAGCAACTGGGAGACAGAGGTTGAGAGGGCCATCGCCAGGTTGGAAGCTGGGGGGCTTGGCAACTCGGATGGCGGTTTGGAGTCGGTGTAA